A genome region from Chlamydiota bacterium includes the following:
- a CDS encoding 2-oxoacid:acceptor oxidoreductase subunit alpha, translating into MNEEILSPKTKPKKVVSSITVRFAGDSGDGMQLTGDQFTDTTAVMGNDFATFPDYPAEIRAPQGTLPGVSSFQIQFSDTVIFTPGDLADVLVAMNPAALKVNLGNVKKGGLMILNENSFDEEHLKKAAWKSNPFEGETLKDYQILKVPLTDLTRNALKDHSLKGAEIDRCKNFFALGMMFWLYDRNLDHTIQWIQSKFSKRPEIVAANVVTLKAGYYYADIVEALPTQIQVKKAQLEPGIYRKVTGNEATAIGLVTAAHLAGKTLFYGSYPITPASSILHELAKYKKFGVKTFQAEDEIAAIGSAIGASFGGAIGVTGTSGPGMCLKAEALNLAVMVELPLIIMDIQRAGPSTGMPTKTEQGDLLQAMYGRNSDSPLAIVAPKTPSDCFYMIIEAVRMAVKYMTPVIFLSEGYLAEAAEPWKLPELESLPKIEITHPKAGKDPFMPYQRNPETLARPWAIPGTPGLEHRVGGLSKADLTGAVSYDPENHQKMIQLRAEKIQKIAQDIPDMTIEGPASGKLLVLGWGGTYGAIYQALKEMEGEGQKVSHAHLGYIHPFPKNLEFILKFFETILVPELNMGQLIMLLRNRFPKMNWVGFNKMKGHPFTVAEMTEKMKELLL; encoded by the coding sequence GACTGGGGATCAGTTTACCGATACAACCGCAGTGATGGGAAACGATTTCGCAACATTCCCAGACTATCCTGCTGAAATTCGAGCGCCTCAGGGAACCCTGCCAGGCGTCTCCAGTTTTCAAATTCAATTTTCCGATACCGTTATTTTTACACCTGGCGACCTTGCCGATGTTCTTGTAGCCATGAATCCAGCTGCCCTGAAGGTTAATTTAGGTAATGTAAAAAAGGGCGGATTAATGATTTTGAATGAAAATTCTTTTGATGAAGAGCATTTAAAGAAGGCCGCTTGGAAGTCAAATCCTTTTGAAGGAGAAACCTTAAAAGACTATCAGATTTTAAAGGTTCCACTGACAGACCTGACCCGCAATGCCCTTAAAGACCATTCTTTAAAGGGAGCAGAAATTGATCGATGTAAAAACTTTTTTGCTTTGGGGATGATGTTTTGGCTTTATGATCGCAATTTAGATCATACCATTCAATGGATTCAATCCAAATTTTCCAAGCGACCTGAAATTGTGGCTGCGAATGTCGTAACCCTGAAGGCCGGTTATTATTATGCGGATATTGTGGAAGCCTTGCCAACCCAGATTCAAGTCAAGAAAGCTCAATTAGAACCTGGCATTTATCGAAAGGTTACTGGAAATGAGGCAACAGCCATCGGTTTAGTAACTGCAGCTCATTTGGCTGGAAAAACATTATTTTATGGGTCTTATCCTATTACTCCTGCAAGTTCGATTCTTCACGAGCTTGCAAAATATAAAAAATTTGGAGTTAAAACATTTCAGGCCGAAGATGAAATCGCAGCCATTGGTTCCGCCATTGGGGCTTCTTTTGGAGGGGCCATTGGGGTTACGGGAACCAGTGGCCCTGGAATGTGTTTAAAAGCAGAAGCACTCAATTTAGCTGTGATGGTGGAATTGCCTTTAATTATCATGGATATTCAAAGAGCAGGCCCAAGTACAGGGATGCCGACTAAGACAGAGCAGGGAGATCTTTTGCAAGCGATGTATGGCCGAAACAGTGATTCTCCTCTGGCGATTGTCGCCCCTAAAACACCTTCCGATTGTTTTTACATGATTATTGAAGCAGTCCGAATGGCTGTAAAGTATATGACACCTGTGATTTTTTTGTCGGAAGGCTATTTGGCTGAAGCGGCTGAGCCCTGGAAACTTCCAGAATTAGAAAGTCTTCCAAAGATTGAAATTACTCATCCGAAGGCAGGCAAAGATCCCTTCATGCCTTATCAACGAAATCCTGAAACTTTAGCGAGACCCTGGGCTATTCCTGGAACACCTGGATTGGAGCATAGGGTGGGAGGGCTGTCAAAAGCAGATTTAACAGGGGCCGTGAGCTATGATCCTGAAAATCATCAAAAGATGATTCAACTTCGTGCAGAGAAAATTCAAAAAATTGCTCAAGATATTCCGGATATGACTATTGAAGGACCTGCTTCTGGAAAACTATTGGTCTTGGGATGGGGTGGGACCTATGGGGCTATTTATCAGGCTTTAAAAGAGATGGAAGGAGAGGGTCAAAAAGTTTCGCATGCTCATCTGGGCTACATTCATCCTTTTCCAAAAAATTTAGAATTTATTTTGAAGTTTTTTGAAACAATTTTGGTGCCAGAGCTGAATATGGGACAACTCATCATGCTCTTACGTAACCGTTTTCCAAAAATGAACTGGGTCGGGTTTAATAAAATGAAGGGTCATCCCTTTACTGTCGCTGAAATGACCGAAAAAATGAAGGAACTATTATTATGA
- a CDS encoding 2-oxoacid:ferredoxin oxidoreductase subunit beta yields the protein MSTSTALKKPYTKENFVSGQEVRWCPGCGDYSILATMQRTLAKFDLPIENYVIVSGIGCSSRFPYYMNTYGFHTIHGRAPTIATGLKCVNPDLSIWVITGDGDGLSIGGNHLIHCMRRNVDLNILLVNNRIYGLTKGQYSPTSEIGKVTKSTPYGSIDYPINALCIAIASEATFIARTLDTDPAHMSYIMERAANHKGVSFIEIYQNCIIFNDKTHVPVTGRETRDDRMVYLEHGKPLIFGKKKDKAIEIKGLQPEVVDLAKVSPNELLIHNEKDPNPHYSYLLTQMDYPEMPVPFGVFRQIEKPTYDEMMENQIKEIIRTKGKGELKDLIYGNNTWKVE from the coding sequence ATGAGTACAAGTACAGCTTTAAAAAAACCGTATACAAAAGAAAATTTTGTTTCAGGACAAGAAGTCAGGTGGTGTCCAGGTTGTGGTGACTATTCCATTCTTGCAACCATGCAAAGGACCTTGGCAAAATTTGATCTTCCCATTGAGAATTATGTCATTGTTTCAGGGATTGGCTGCTCTAGCCGATTTCCCTATTATATGAATACCTATGGGTTTCACACCATTCATGGACGTGCACCTACGATTGCAACAGGGCTTAAGTGTGTTAATCCAGACTTGTCCATTTGGGTGATCACAGGGGATGGGGATGGTTTAAGTATTGGTGGAAATCATTTGATTCACTGCATGCGTAGAAACGTCGATTTAAATATTCTTTTGGTTAATAATCGAATCTATGGTTTAACTAAAGGGCAATATTCTCCGACTTCTGAAATTGGCAAGGTTACAAAATCAACCCCCTATGGATCCATTGATTATCCGATTAATGCGTTGTGTATTGCGATTGCATCGGAGGCCACTTTTATTGCTCGAACCTTGGATACGGATCCGGCGCATATGAGCTATATCATGGAGCGGGCGGCCAACCATAAAGGAGTTTCCTTTATCGAAATTTATCAAAATTGCATTATTTTTAATGATAAAACACACGTACCTGTGACAGGGCGTGAGACACGGGATGATCGCATGGTTTATCTTGAACATGGGAAACCTCTTATTTTTGGAAAGAAAAAAGATAAGGCGATAGAAATCAAGGGACTTCAACCTGAAGTGGTTGATTTAGCCAAGGTGAGTCCAAATGAACTTTTGATTCATAATGAAAAAGATCCCAATCCTCATTACTCTTATTTGCTGACTCAGATGGATTATCCTGAAATGCCCGTTCCCTTTGGCGTTTTTCGGCAGATTGAAAAACCAACCTATGATGAGATGATGGAAAATCAAATTAAGGAAATCATCCGAACCAAAGGGAAGGGAGAATTAAAGGATTTAATTTACGGAAACAATACTTGGAAGGTAGAGTAA
- a CDS encoding CBS domain-containing protein encodes MKCSTCGHENIAGEDRCDHCLHSLMQRDLPRPKKDDRFQTVIMTAPISDLLTGKDLLVASPSDTLQKIVNIFQDEKKDCVLVYKKKKLVGILSFRDLLWKVAGKIQDLSKAKVESFMTPNPEYVRGNDPIAYVVNKMALGGFRHVPVLQEDGAPLSIISIKDVLSYLSKRDKNRS; translated from the coding sequence ATGAAATGCTCAACGTGTGGTCATGAAAATATTGCGGGGGAGGATCGCTGCGATCATTGTCTCCACTCTTTAATGCAGAGGGACCTTCCTCGGCCTAAGAAAGATGATCGTTTTCAAACCGTCATAATGACAGCTCCCATTTCAGATCTTTTGACGGGAAAAGACCTGTTGGTCGCAAGCCCCAGCGATACTCTTCAAAAAATCGTAAATATTTTTCAAGATGAAAAGAAAGATTGCGTCTTGGTTTATAAAAAGAAAAAATTGGTTGGAATCTTAAGTTTTAGAGATTTGTTGTGGAAGGTTGCTGGAAAAATTCAAGATCTTTCAAAAGCCAAGGTAGAATCCTTTATGACTCCCAACCCAGAATATGTCAGGGGAAATGACCCCATTGCCTATGTGGTCAACAAAATGGCTTTGGGTGGCTTCCGACATGTCCCTGTCCTTCAAGAGGATGGCGCCCCTTTAAGCATTATCTCTATCAAAGATGTTTTGAGTTATTTGTCCAAGAGGGATAAAAACCGTTCATGA
- a CDS encoding UvrD-helicase domain-containing protein, producing the protein MNDIIETLLKDLNPAQKQAVESTEGPLLILAGAGSGKTRVITYRIAYLLSLGIDPSRILAVTFTNKAAEEMSKRVKRLVEETPALQIRSSDGLWIGTFHSTCVKILRRQIERLGYRNDFMIYDNQDQMHVVKECLKKLNMSDKEFRPQFILGHISGAKNQLLDSKAYQQSIGSFFEQKVSEVYTLYQKLLKSNNALDFDDLILNTVVLFSQHPEVLKLYQDRFQYIMIDEYQDTNHAQYRLINLLAAVHQNICVVGDPDQAIYRWRGADFKNLLNFEDDYSNCTEVVLDENYRSTQNILNASNHLIRFNRQRKEKNLWTQQAPGALISYFNGSNEHEEVDFVINSIERLKRQGEFSYQDMVVFYRTHAQSRVFEDGLRRSGIPYQIVGGLSFYQRKEIKDMVAYLRLIEGFGDSVSFKRVVNVPPRGIGEATIEKLEKWRSEMGVSLLEAALRSREVESLSSKTRQTLESFAQLINKFKELKETLSPPALMTQWVEEIHYFEEAQKSDPLTAEGRIDNIKEFVSFAQEYVLDFESPTLGGFLEGISLVSNMDQWADEGEKLTLMTLHSAKGLEFSIAFIVGLEEGIFPHASSGFDEDELEEERRLLYVGMTRAKNRLSLSSVNSRMIYGRRAASNPSRFLSELPSELIERVSLYAHDFMAHEASSVGIPSKKEFEYIAGKKVLHAVFGIGEVLETEGEGDDVKVRVAFDKNSSSKWLMAKYARLTPL; encoded by the coding sequence ATGAACGATATAATTGAAACGTTACTTAAAGATTTAAATCCTGCTCAAAAACAAGCGGTTGAGTCAACCGAAGGCCCACTTTTAATTTTAGCTGGAGCCGGAAGCGGGAAAACGCGTGTGATTACTTACCGGATTGCTTATCTATTAAGTTTAGGGATTGATCCTAGCCGGATTTTGGCGGTGACCTTTACAAATAAGGCTGCAGAGGAAATGTCTAAACGGGTGAAGCGACTTGTAGAAGAAACTCCTGCTTTACAAATCAGGTCTTCGGACGGACTCTGGATTGGGACTTTTCATTCAACTTGCGTCAAAATTTTGAGGCGTCAGATTGAACGACTCGGCTATCGCAATGATTTTATGATTTATGATAATCAAGACCAAATGCATGTCGTGAAGGAGTGCCTTAAAAAATTAAATATGAGCGATAAGGAGTTTCGACCTCAGTTTATTTTAGGCCATATCAGTGGAGCCAAAAATCAGCTTTTAGATTCTAAAGCTTATCAGCAGTCTATTGGAAGTTTTTTTGAGCAAAAGGTTTCGGAGGTTTATACGCTTTATCAAAAACTTTTAAAATCAAATAATGCTCTCGATTTTGATGACTTAATTTTAAATACGGTGGTTTTATTTTCTCAACATCCTGAGGTGTTGAAACTTTATCAAGACCGATTTCAATATATTATGATTGATGAGTATCAGGATACGAATCATGCCCAATACCGACTCATTAATTTGTTGGCAGCCGTTCATCAGAATATTTGTGTCGTTGGGGATCCCGATCAGGCGATTTATCGATGGAGAGGGGCCGATTTCAAAAATCTTTTAAATTTTGAAGATGACTATTCTAATTGCACTGAAGTTGTTTTGGATGAAAATTATCGCTCGACACAAAATATTCTGAATGCCTCAAATCACTTGATTCGCTTTAACCGTCAGAGAAAGGAAAAAAATCTTTGGACTCAGCAAGCTCCAGGAGCGCTTATCTCCTATTTCAATGGTTCCAATGAACATGAAGAGGTTGATTTTGTGATTAATTCAATCGAACGACTTAAAAGACAAGGGGAATTTAGCTATCAGGATATGGTTGTTTTTTACAGGACTCATGCGCAATCTCGTGTGTTTGAAGATGGCTTAAGGAGATCAGGGATTCCTTATCAGATTGTTGGAGGCTTAAGTTTTTATCAACGTAAAGAAATTAAAGATATGGTGGCCTATTTAAGACTGATTGAGGGCTTTGGGGATTCGGTGAGTTTTAAACGGGTGGTGAATGTTCCTCCGCGGGGAATTGGGGAAGCCACAATCGAAAAACTCGAGAAGTGGCGAAGTGAGATGGGGGTTAGTCTTTTAGAGGCCGCTCTGCGATCCCGCGAAGTTGAATCGTTAAGCTCAAAGACACGTCAGACCCTGGAGAGTTTTGCCCAATTAATCAATAAATTTAAAGAACTTAAAGAGACCCTTTCCCCACCTGCGCTGATGACGCAATGGGTGGAAGAAATTCATTATTTTGAAGAGGCGCAAAAAAGTGATCCTCTCACAGCGGAGGGAAGAATTGATAATATTAAAGAGTTTGTTTCTTTTGCTCAGGAGTATGTCCTTGATTTTGAATCACCCACTTTAGGTGGATTTTTAGAAGGAATCAGTTTGGTTTCCAATATGGATCAGTGGGCGGATGAAGGTGAAAAATTAACTTTAATGACCCTTCATTCGGCCAAAGGACTTGAATTTTCAATTGCTTTTATTGTGGGACTGGAGGAAGGAATTTTCCCTCATGCAAGTTCTGGGTTTGATGAAGATGAGTTAGAAGAAGAAAGAAGACTTCTTTATGTAGGGATGACACGCGCCAAAAATCGTTTATCTCTTTCCTCTGTGAATAGCCGAATGATTTATGGTCGAAGGGCCGCGTCAAATCCTTCCAGATTTTTAAGTGAGCTTCCCAGTGAGTTGATTGAACGGGTGAGCCTCTATGCGCATGATTTCATGGCTCATGAAGCCTCATCGGTCGGAATTCCTTCTAAGAAGGAGTTTGAATATATTGCAGGCAAAAAGGTTTTACATGCGGTTTTTGGAATAGGAGAAGTTCTCGAGACAGAAGGGGAAGGGGATGATGTCAAGGTTCGGGTGGCTTTTGATAAAAACAGTTCCTCCAAATGGCTCATGGCCAAATATGCAAGGTTAACGCCGCTTTAA
- a CDS encoding cobalamin-binding protein, translated as MRIVSFLPSATEIVYSLGLGDQLVGVTHECDFPPEAKSKPIVVRANLDTAHLEQNEIDRLVSQHLRKGKSLYQVDELLLKKLIPDLIITQNLCQVCAPSGNEVTQSLKSLPHSPKILWLTPKNLNDIFKNILEVGQTINHEKKANELVQSLQERIKKIKEFTDHLIERPKVFFMEWLDPIYNGGHWISEMIKISGGFDPLAQDGSDSKRIDWQDVLDLAPEIIILSPCGMNLDQVIKQSSLLKKYSHWQKLPAVQKNQVFAVDANAYFARPGPRIVEGIEILAKIIHPELFLKRR; from the coding sequence ATGCGCATTGTCTCTTTTCTTCCCAGTGCAACAGAAATAGTTTACAGTCTGGGTCTAGGTGACCAACTGGTCGGGGTAACGCATGAATGCGACTTCCCTCCTGAAGCAAAATCCAAGCCGATTGTTGTTCGTGCAAATTTAGATACTGCCCATCTTGAGCAAAACGAAATTGACCGCCTTGTGAGTCAACATCTCAGAAAAGGAAAAAGCCTCTATCAGGTTGATGAACTTTTGCTAAAAAAACTCATCCCTGATCTCATCATCACTCAAAACCTTTGTCAGGTTTGTGCCCCTTCCGGAAATGAAGTGACTCAAAGTTTAAAATCTCTCCCCCATTCTCCTAAAATTCTTTGGCTCACACCTAAAAATCTAAACGACATTTTTAAAAATATCTTGGAGGTCGGTCAAACAATAAATCATGAAAAAAAAGCAAATGAACTCGTTCAATCTTTGCAAGAAAGAATAAAAAAAATTAAAGAGTTTACAGATCACCTCATCGAGCGTCCTAAAGTGTTCTTTATGGAATGGCTTGATCCCATTTATAATGGCGGGCACTGGATCAGTGAGATGATCAAAATTTCAGGAGGTTTTGACCCGCTTGCCCAAGACGGCAGCGACTCGAAAAGAATCGATTGGCAAGACGTCCTTGACCTTGCCCCTGAAATTATTATTTTAAGTCCCTGTGGAATGAATTTGGATCAAGTGATTAAACAAAGTTCACTTCTCAAAAAATATTCCCACTGGCAAAAGCTTCCTGCTGTCCAGAAAAATCAAGTCTTTGCAGTGGATGCCAATGCTTACTTTGCCCGCCCTGGACCTAGAATTGTTGAAGGAATTGAGATTCTTGCAAAAATCATTCACCCCGAATTATTCTTAAAGCGGCGTTAA
- a CDS encoding translation initiation factor, translated as MYAKKEVRTSQDRTLVYSTDPQKNQKCPKCKFLISECTCQSHHLIRLSSFTATLRIEKAGRGGKTVTVIDRLPREEKFLKNFARTLKTRCGSGGTYRIENGFGLVEIQGDKRDLIRSIFQKEGIQYKG; from the coding sequence ATGTATGCGAAAAAGGAGGTCCGTACGAGTCAAGATCGAACATTGGTTTATTCAACGGATCCCCAGAAAAATCAAAAATGCCCAAAATGCAAATTTTTAATTTCTGAATGCACGTGTCAATCTCATCATCTGATTCGTTTAAGTAGTTTTACGGCTACCTTGAGAATTGAAAAGGCTGGGCGGGGAGGAAAAACAGTAACGGTGATTGACCGTTTGCCTCGAGAAGAAAAATTTTTGAAGAATTTTGCACGAACCCTTAAAACACGATGTGGCTCAGGAGGAACTTATCGAATTGAAAATGGTTTTGGTTTAGTTGAAATCCAAGGGGATAAACGCGATTTGATTCGCAGTATTTTTCAAAAAGAAGGAATTCAATATAAAGGTTAA
- the hemW gene encoding radical SAM family heme chaperone HemW encodes MKNQNTDHIYIHIPFCSSKCPFCAFKTGVRHRSTISDYVHQLCKEIEGRLSERDKLNIETVYMGGGTSNLLQLEEIEKIMNSLFHHNASLKMLKEITIELHPNLISEDYIKGLIQLRFNRFSVGVQSFQEDELKVLRRGYTAQEVQKKISLLKETGIQNLNFDFMMAIPGQTLQSLQQNISIAQQFDPQHLSCYFLTLEEGTQFMREHEKGQFLEMNEETSSLFYEHLCAMLEKTNFLHYEISNWAKRGYECLHHLRFWEGKPYLGFGLSATSFDNDQYTLNTSSLKNYLSNPFLKEEILTFSTEETKKRDQIIRQSRTLQGIESTWFTPDQIKPLLEAKLLIKRKNQIRLTPKGWMLNDYVVGQLLEAI; translated from the coding sequence ATGAAAAACCAAAATACAGATCATATTTATATTCATATTCCCTTCTGTTCGTCAAAGTGTCCATTTTGTGCGTTTAAAACAGGGGTTCGCCATCGATCAACCATTTCAGACTATGTTCATCAACTCTGCAAAGAAATTGAAGGTCGCTTAAGCGAAAGAGATAAGCTTAATATTGAAACTGTTTACATGGGAGGAGGAACTTCAAATTTGCTTCAGCTGGAAGAGATTGAAAAAATCATGAATTCTCTTTTCCACCATAATGCATCCTTAAAAATGCTCAAAGAAATAACCATTGAGCTTCATCCGAACCTTATATCCGAAGATTACATCAAGGGACTTATTCAATTGAGATTTAATCGCTTTTCAGTGGGAGTTCAGAGCTTTCAAGAGGATGAACTTAAAGTTCTCCGACGAGGTTACACGGCCCAAGAAGTTCAAAAGAAAATTTCTCTTCTCAAAGAAACGGGTATTCAAAACCTGAATTTTGATTTTATGATGGCCATTCCAGGACAAACGCTTCAGTCACTTCAACAAAATATATCCATTGCTCAACAATTTGATCCTCAACATCTTTCCTGCTATTTCTTGACCTTAGAAGAAGGAACCCAGTTTATGCGGGAACATGAAAAAGGTCAATTTTTAGAAATGAATGAAGAAACTTCTTCTCTCTTTTACGAGCATCTTTGTGCAATGCTTGAAAAAACAAACTTTCTTCATTATGAAATTTCTAATTGGGCAAAAAGGGGTTATGAATGTCTTCATCATTTAAGATTTTGGGAAGGAAAACCCTATTTAGGGTTTGGCCTTTCCGCAACATCATTTGACAACGATCAATATACCCTCAATACCTCTAGCCTTAAAAATTATCTTTCCAATCCTTTTCTAAAAGAAGAAATCCTAACTTTCTCGACAGAGGAAACAAAAAAACGGGATCAGATTATTCGACAATCAAGAACCCTTCAGGGAATCGAAAGCACGTGGTTTACCCCAGATCAAATCAAACCCCTTCTTGAAGCAAAACTACTTATTAAAAGAAAAAATCAGATTCGACTGACTCCTAAAGGCTGGATGCTCAATGATTATGTCGTTGGACAATTATTAGAGGCGATTTAA
- a CDS encoding PIN domain-containing protein, giving the protein MIALDTNVIVDYLVKSQKDHSKIRHWFSKVHSPLVTTGTNIAEILRLLTHQRVFPLPLDLDPAIDLVSEWVESFQIRILEESEDWWIELKTLTDEIPTLRGNEIFDARIALCLRYNGIKEIFTRDSDFSKYAFLKIVSS; this is encoded by the coding sequence ATGATCGCGCTTGATACCAATGTCATTGTTGATTATCTCGTTAAATCACAAAAAGACCATTCTAAGATACGGCATTGGTTTTCTAAAGTCCATTCTCCCTTGGTCACCACAGGCACCAATATTGCCGAAATTTTAAGACTTCTTACTCACCAACGTGTCTTTCCTTTACCTTTGGACCTAGACCCCGCAATTGATTTAGTGAGCGAATGGGTTGAAAGCTTTCAAATTAGAATTTTAGAAGAATCTGAGGACTGGTGGATTGAACTTAAAACCCTCACAGATGAAATTCCAACCTTACGAGGCAATGAGATTTTTGATGCAAGAATTGCACTTTGTTTACGCTACAACGGAATTAAAGAAATTTTTACACGGGATTCAGATTTTTCAAAATATGCTTTTCTAAAAATCGTGTCATCCTAA
- a CDS encoding ABC transporter ATP-binding protein, translated as MSIEVKNLQKKFNNFAAVRDVSFSVKDGEFVTLLGPSGSGKSTILRCLAGLEIPTQGEVIINGENVTRIPVQDRKVGFVFQHYALFRHMSLVDNIAFGLRVRKVSHKDRTEKAKHLLSLIGLQGFEKRMPSQLSGGQRQRVALARALAPEPKLLLLDEPFGALDARLRKALRAWLRKLHDQIGLTTLLVTHDQDEAFELSDRVLVVNHGTIEQDAPPKKIFNQPATEFVATFVGETNRIEGTVHNGIVEWGPFKFLAPSKIAHLTKASILFRPIDVYVSSKPESSEVSGIIHSTRFLGAIEELKIDLEGNCSVTAQVPKGVALQSDFRVGKRVYVGITAVHIFPHNENKNVASV; from the coding sequence ATGAGTATCGAAGTCAAAAATTTACAGAAAAAATTTAATAACTTTGCTGCAGTAAGAGATGTTTCATTTTCGGTGAAGGATGGTGAATTTGTTACCCTTTTAGGACCCTCTGGATCTGGAAAATCAACCATCTTGCGATGTCTTGCGGGATTAGAAATTCCGACTCAAGGAGAAGTCATTATCAATGGAGAAAATGTTACTCGCATTCCTGTTCAAGACAGAAAAGTAGGTTTTGTCTTTCAACATTACGCACTGTTCAGGCATATGAGCCTCGTCGACAACATTGCTTTTGGACTTAGAGTTCGTAAGGTTTCTCACAAGGATCGAACAGAAAAAGCAAAACACCTTCTTTCGCTTATTGGCTTGCAGGGATTTGAAAAAAGGATGCCCTCACAACTGTCGGGAGGCCAACGTCAGCGAGTTGCGTTGGCTCGAGCCTTGGCTCCTGAACCCAAACTTCTTTTATTGGATGAGCCTTTTGGAGCGCTAGATGCAAGACTCCGAAAAGCACTACGGGCGTGGTTAAGAAAATTACATGATCAAATTGGCCTCACAACCCTTCTTGTCACCCATGATCAAGATGAGGCCTTTGAACTTTCTGATCGAGTACTGGTTGTTAATCATGGAACGATTGAACAGGATGCCCCGCCGAAAAAAATTTTTAACCAGCCGGCAACAGAATTTGTCGCCACCTTTGTAGGGGAAACCAATCGCATCGAAGGAACGGTTCATAACGGAATTGTTGAGTGGGGACCTTTTAAATTTTTGGCTCCAAGTAAAATTGCCCATTTAACCAAGGCATCGATTCTATTTCGTCCCATCGATGTTTACGTGTCTTCAAAACCGGAATCCAGTGAAGTCTCAGGAATTATCCATTCCACACGTTTCCTTGGAGCCATTGAAGAACTTAAAATTGATTTAGAAGGAAATTGTTCTGTGACTGCACAGGTGCCTAAAGGAGTTGCTTTACAAAGCGATTTTCGAGTTGGGAAAAGGGTCTATGTCGGAATTACAGCTGTTCATATTTTTCCTCATAACGAAAATAAGAACGTCGCGAGCGTTTAA
- a CDS encoding sulfate ABC transporter permease subunit: MKRFFKTQGIKWILILITLLYLLILLIFPNIYLIWQVFESGWKVFTASITTRYALAALKNTAVVVAASLVITIPFGIMTSLVLVRDKFLGQKFLNGLVDLPFAAPAAIGAFALMITYGPRGLLGPLLREMGIKIIFARPGMVLATVFVTLPFIIREMIPLLEEMGMDSENAAHTLGASRWQTFRWVTFPNMREGILQGIALSYARALGEFGAILVVSGNILGVTQTLPTYIYDRYIAFEMDAAYACALFLIILSFIGRGLLELWRRRWKE; this comes from the coding sequence ATGAAACGATTTTTTAAAACCCAAGGAATAAAATGGATCCTTATTTTAATAACGCTCCTCTATCTTTTAATTCTGCTCATATTTCCCAATATCTATTTAATATGGCAAGTATTTGAATCCGGATGGAAAGTCTTTACTGCATCCATTACAACCCGTTATGCGCTGGCGGCCTTAAAAAATACTGCTGTTGTTGTTGCTGCTTCTCTTGTTATCACAATCCCGTTTGGAATCATGACTTCGCTTGTTCTTGTTCGGGATAAGTTTTTAGGACAAAAATTTTTAAATGGACTTGTTGATTTACCCTTTGCCGCTCCTGCCGCTATCGGTGCTTTTGCACTCATGATCACCTACGGCCCTCGAGGACTTTTAGGTCCCCTTTTAAGAGAAATGGGAATTAAAATTATTTTTGCACGACCTGGCATGGTTCTCGCTACAGTCTTTGTAACGCTCCCTTTTATTATTCGAGAAATGATTCCGCTTTTAGAAGAAATGGGAATGGATTCTGAAAACGCCGCTCATACCTTAGGAGCTTCCCGATGGCAAACGTTTCGATGGGTGACCTTCCCTAATATGCGAGAGGGAATTTTACAAGGCATTGCCCTTTCATACGCAAGAGCCCTTGGAGAATTTGGGGCTATTCTGGTCGTTTCCGGAAATATTCTTGGAGTGACCCAGACTTTACCAACCTATATCTATGATCGTTATATTGCTTTCGAAATGGATGCGGCTTATGCATGCGCCCTTTTTCTGATTATTCTTTCCTTCATCGGAAGAGGCCTGTTAGAGTTATGGAGACGGAGGTGGAAAGAATGA